The Pseudomonas allokribbensis genome has a window encoding:
- a CDS encoding amino acid ABC transporter ATP-binding protein, with translation MISIKNINKWYGDFQVLTDCSTEVKKGEVIVVCGPSGSGKSTLIKCVNALEPFQKGDIVVDGTSIADPKTNLPKLRSRVGMVFQHFELFPHLTITENLTIAQIKVLGRSKEEATKKGLQLLDRVGLAAHAHKHPGQLSGGQQQRVAIARALAMDPIVMLFDEPTSALDPEMVNEVLDVMVQLAHEGMTMMCVTHEMGFARKVADRVIFMDAGKIIEDCKKEEFFGDISQRSERAQHFLEKILQH, from the coding sequence ATGATCTCTATCAAGAACATCAACAAGTGGTATGGGGACTTCCAGGTGCTGACCGATTGCAGCACCGAGGTCAAAAAGGGTGAAGTGATCGTGGTCTGCGGTCCGTCCGGTTCGGGCAAGTCGACCCTGATCAAGTGCGTCAACGCGCTGGAGCCGTTCCAGAAAGGCGACATCGTGGTCGACGGCACGTCGATTGCCGACCCGAAGACCAACCTGCCGAAACTGCGCTCGCGCGTCGGCATGGTGTTCCAGCATTTCGAACTGTTCCCGCACCTGACCATCACCGAAAACCTGACCATCGCGCAGATCAAGGTGCTGGGCCGCAGCAAGGAAGAAGCGACCAAGAAAGGTCTGCAACTGCTTGATCGCGTCGGTCTGGCTGCCCATGCCCACAAGCACCCGGGCCAACTGTCCGGCGGTCAACAACAGCGTGTGGCGATTGCCCGTGCGCTGGCGATGGACCCGATCGTCATGCTGTTCGACGAACCGACCTCGGCGCTGGACCCGGAAATGGTCAACGAAGTGCTCGACGTGATGGTGCAACTGGCCCACGAAGGCATGACCATGATGTGCGTGACCCACGAAATGGGCTTCGCCCGCAAAGTGGCCGACCGGGTGATCTTCATGGATGCCGGCAAGATCATCGAAGACTGCAAGAAAGAAGAGTTCTTCGGCGACATCAGCCAACGCTCCGAACGCGCGCAGCATTTCCTCGAGAAAATCC